Part of the Acidobacteriota bacterium genome, TCACCACGAAGCCGGGAACGCACTCGGTCAGTCGGTAGCGACGGTACTGGATGCCATCCAGGCCGGTCGTGAATTGTGTTTGCGTGGAGCGCAAAATGCCTTGATCACGCTTGGGGCACAAGGCGCCGTGCTGTTGACGAATGCTGGCGAAATCTGGCACTTGACCGTACCCGATCTCTCAACCTTCGGTCGGCTGTTTCACACCGGTGCCGGAGACGCCACGCTGGCTGGGATTGCCTGTGGACTCCAGCAAAAACAGTTGCCCCTTCTGGAAGCCGTGCAGTTTGGTCTGGCCTCGGGAACGACTTTTACCCGATATGGGCGAACGCTTGACCCGGCGGAGGTTGAGCGAATGGTGAATGAAATTGGGCTGAAGAAAACGGGCTTAGGGAGCGTTAAAAAATAAGTTCCTGGGGCGCGTTCTGCCACGTCCAGGTTTTGGTCTTGCACCGCGAAGCGGGGGAGCACTGGAGAGAACGAACCTGTTCCCGGTGGTAGCTCCCAAAACCTCGCAACCACCGGCTATCCGAACGGCAGCCCTCCGGGATGCTCAATCCAAATGCCTGATTCCCAAAAGAAAACGGGAAGTTGACCCAAGCCCTGTTTTTTTCAGCCCCGTATTTATTTTTCCAAATTTGCTGGTACACCCTGTGGAAATTTTTCCTGGATGGCCGCTTTAATTTTATCAATCCGGTTTTCAGGGTTGGGATGAGTACTGAAAAACTCTGGATTTCGGTTGCCTTTAGACGCCTGAGCGAGGATTTCCATCACTCCGATCATGCCCTGGGGGTTATAGCCAGCTTCGGACATAAAGCGAACGCCAAGCGTGTCGGATTCGAGTTCATCTTCGCGGCCATACTTCATATTGACCAGATTGCCGATGGCGGCGGCAAGCTGGGCGGCCTGTTGACTATCAGCCCCAACTCCGACGGCGGAAACCAGGCCCTGAGTGAGGTTTTGTTTCGCCATGTGTTCCGCGCCGTGACGACCAATGACGTGTCCGATTTCGTGACCGAGCACGCCTGCCAACTGGCCGTCAGTTTTCAACTGTGTCAGGAGCGCCCGGGTAATGAAGACCTGCCCGCCAGGAAGGGCAAAGGCATTGATGGTTTTTGAATCATTCAAAACATGGAACTCAAACTGGTACTTGCTGTTGCGGGCGGTGGATTGCTGCACCAGCCGGTTTCCAATCTGGTCAACTCGGGCATTTTCCTTCGGATCAGAGGACTCCCCACCATATTGCTGGAGCATTTGCGGCGCCGC contains:
- a CDS encoding M48 family metalloprotease, with translation MENSRGNLKVRLVIAVVVALGAIFGYFRSTQKNQITGEVQQVALTEDQEVALGQQAAPQMLQQYGGESSDPKENARVDQIGNRLVQQSTARNSKYQFEFHVLNDSKTINAFALPGGQVFITRALLTQLKTDGQLAGVLGHEIGHVIGRHGAEHMAKQNLTQGLVSAVGVGADSQQAAQLAAAIGNLVNMKYGREDELESDTLGVRFMSEAGYNPQGMIGVMEILAQASKGNRNPEFFSTHPNPENRIDKIKAAIQEKFPQGVPANLEK